The DNA region GGTACCTGCGGTATCAACAGGAACCTGCAGTACCAGTTGCGCTCCCCCACGGTTAATGGCAAAATCAGCAATTTTACCTTTGTATTTTGGGATAGCAGCTTTTACATCTACATCGTAATTAACCGGAACATTATTGATGGCTGTAATTCTATCGCCTTTTTTCAATCCAGCCTTGTAAGCTGGTCTGCCCGTAGTTACACTGTCTACCGTTGATGACAACAAGGGCATGCGGCTGATGAATGCCTCAACCCCCAGGTCAGAAACTTTATTTAAAATATTATCAGGAACCTTAATATCGATGGTTTTATGGCCACGCACAACTGTAAGGTTGGTATTGCCCAGCAAAACTTTAGAACTGGTCAGTTCCTCAAAACGGATCACTTTATTGCCATTTACCGCAATAACCCTATCCCCTTTCTGGAGACCTATTTCTTTACCGATACTCCCTGGATTGATGCCGCTTAAAACAGAACTGTTGGCAATATAGGTTTCACCATACTTGAAAGTCATCATCCAGAAGATGAAAATACCTACTATGATGTTGACAATCACTCCCCCCAACATCACAATCAGACGCTGCCATGCCGGTTTAGACCTGAATTCCCAGGGTTGTGCAGGCTGCTTCATCTGTTCGGTGTCCATAGACTCGTCTATCATTCCCGAAATCTTTACATAGCCGCCCAGGGGTAACCAGCCAATGCCATACTCACAATCGCCGCGTTTAAAGCTGAACAGCTTAACACCCCAGGCATCAAAAAACAGGTAAAATTTTTCTACTTTAATTCCGAAGGCACGTGCCGCCAAAAAATGTCCAAGTTCGTGTAAAATCACCAATATCGATAATCCCAGGAGTAACTGGGCCGCCATAATCAATCCACTCATATTTTTAGTTTAATTTTCTATTTAGATGCTAAAATTCTATTTTGTTACTAATTGGTCTGCTAATATACGTGTATACTCATCCGTTTCTAAATAATTGTTCAGGCTTGGCTTTTCAATAAAGCCAATTCCCTCCATACAGGCTTCAATCACATCACTCATTTCCAGGAAGCCTATCCTATCCTGCAGAAAAGCATTGACCACTACCTCATTGGCAGCATTAATGATACAAGGCATATTTCCTCCTTTAAGCAGGGCTTTGTAGGCCAGGTCAAGGTTCCGGAAGGTTTCCATATCTGCCTTATAAAAATTCAGTTCAGGATAATCAATAAAACTGAAACGCTTAAAATCGCTGCTTATTCTATCCGGATAAGCCAATGCATAATGAATAGGCAGTTTCATATCGGGTAATCCCATTTGTGCTTTCATAGATCCATCGTTAAACTGGACCAGCGAATGTACAATAGATTGCGGATGTACAATCACATCAATCTGTTCTGCGTCCAGATCAAAAAGCCATTTGGCTTCGATCACCTCCAGCCCTTTGTTCATCAGCGAGGCCGAGTCAATCGTGATCTTTGCCCCCATTACCCAATTGGGATGTTTCAGTGCTTCGTTTTTGGTAACCCCCTTTAAAAAGGACTGGTCTTTACCCCTGAATGGTCCACCTGAAGCGGTAAGGTATATTTTTTCGATAGCACCGGCAGGCTCACCCACCAGGCACTGAAAGATCGCCGAATGTTCAGAATCTACAGGAATGAGCTGCACCCCGTTTTCCCGGGCCAGTGTGGTAATCAGGTCGCCGGCCACAACCAGGGTTTCCTTATTGGCCAGAGCAATGTCTTTCCCTGCCTTTACGGCCTCAACCGTTGGTCTTAAACCTACCGAACCTACCAAAGCGGTAAGTACCATGTCTGTCCCCGCTAAAACTGCAGCCTCACATAATGCGGCTTCTCCGGCCAGAACCTTTATGCCGCTACCTGAAAGCGCATCCTTTACGGCCTGGTATTTACTTTCATCAGTAATCACTACCAGTTCCGGCTTAAATGCCAAAGCCTGCTCAACCAACAGGCTGGCGTTAGACTGGGCGGTTAAGGCCTTCACCCGGTATAAATCCGGATTACTTTGGATTACCGCTAAGGCCTGGGTACCTACAGAGCCTGTAGCCCCTAAAATGGTTATATTTTTCAATTAAAATCTCCTCTGTTCTTCGTCTGTGCGACGATTATAAAACCACTTAAATCATCCGCAATCTTCCTGTCATTGGCCAGGCGCGGGACTTTGTTTTGCCCCCCCAGCTTACCCTGAGCCTTCATGTAGTTCACAAAAGCATCTTTCTGTAAAGAACGGATGACCAAAGGTTGCAATATTTTCCCTTCGATAAGGTCAAAATAGTAAATATTCTTCTTTTGCAAGGCCTCGTCTACTTTTTTACTGAAGGAGGCCATATCTGCCGGAGGAGTAGAAAACTCCACAAACCACTCATGGTAAGGAAGTTCAGCCGCTGCAGGGTTTACCTGTGGGGCAACCGTAAATTCGGTAATGCCTACCCCCTCTTCATTTGCAACCGAAAGCAGTGCATGTTCCACTTCTTCGCCAATCACATGTTCGCCAAAAGCCGATATAAAGTGTTTTATCCTGCCCGTAACCACAATCCGGTAAGGATCTTTAGATACAAATTTTACCGTATCGCCAATCACATAGCCCCAAAGACCTGCATTGGTATTCAGTACCAGTACATAATTGGTATCCAGTTCTACTTCGCCCAGACTTAAACGTGTGGGATGATCGTTATAAAATTCATCTGCCGGGATGAACTCATAAAATATACCTGCCTTAGCCAGCAACAGCAGCCCCTTGTTGTCTTGCTCGTCCTGGTAAGCAATAAAACCCTCTGATGCCGGATAGGTTTCTATCGCATCAATTTTACGGCCTATACTTTGCTCTATTTTAGCCCGGTAGGGTTCAAAATTAACACCGCCGTACACAAAGAGCTTAAATTCGGGGAAGATGTCTTTGATCTTTTTACCACCCGATTTTTCGGTCAGCCGGTCGAAATACATCTGTACCCATGGTGGTATGCCTGAAATGAGGGTCATGTTTTCATGGATCGTTTCCTCAACTATCGCATCTACCTTCTCCTCCCAGTCTTCAATACAATTTGTGGCATAAGAAGGCAAGCGGTTTTTCTGCAGATAAGCCGGCACCAGATTGGCCACAATGCCCGAAAGCCGCCCAACATTGATCCCGTTCTTTTTGCTCATTACCGGACTCCCCTGCAGAAAGATCATTTTACCGTCTATAAAATCTACATTTCCGGTTTCATGCACATAGGTAAGCAATGCATTGCGTGCAGCTTTGATGTGCTCGGGCATGGATTCTTTGGAAATGGGAATGTATTTGATCCCTGAGGTGGTTCCTGATGTTTTGGCAAAATACTGAGGTTTGCCTTTCCACATCACATTCCTTTCACCGGCTACCACGCGGTCTATATAAGGTCTTAATTCCTCATAGTCTTTTACAGGCACCAACCTTTTAAAATCAGCATAGCTTTTTATGGAAGCAAATTTATGGTCTTTACCAAAAGCTGTATTTTTTGCAGCCCCAACAATTTTCAGGAGTGTATCCTGCTGCGCCTTTACTGCATTTTTTTTCCATTTGTTGATACCTTTTACCACAAGGGCAGCAAATGGCCTGCTCAGCGACGCTTTTAATCCCATAATACTTAAACTATATTATGAATGATATCAGGTTCGCCCTCGCCCTTATACTCGCTCATCATTTTACGGTAGGCAATAGTGAGTGCCACACTGGATAGCGGAACAATGATAAAAGAGCTGAGCACATTGATGAAAAAAGCAATTACCGGCCATTTCAGGTAACTGAAAAACAGGTATAGTACATGAAAACCCCCAAGTACCAATAAAAGGAGCAGGATCTTGGTAAAATTCCCTTTGGTTGTGGCCAGACTGAATTTAATGGACAAAAAGGGAGGAAGGTTCTTATCGATAATGAAGAACGGAAAGAAAGAGATCCTGATCCAGGTAATGAATATGGCAATGATACCAACGGAAATCGCGATATTGGTAATGATTTCCATCCTGATCCCGGTATAAATAAAAGGAAAGGCCACCAGGATTACCAGCGAGTAAACCCCGATGATGCAAAGCATAAAATACAGCATGGCCACCAGGAAACGGATGATCTGCTTCCTTGTTGGTATCGTATCTACAATACTTACGTTAAACTCATCATCCAGCAGATGAAAAATGTATTTAAACAGCGACAGGTTAATGGTGAAATAGAACATCACAAAAAAGAATGCCATAAGCACACTCAGTCCCTTATTTACATCCTTCAGAAAAAAGGCCATTAAACCCGATGCGTTCGAGGTAATGAACATCAGGAAGCAAAGCGTTGCGATAGAAAAGTAATTCCTTTTGGTCACTGTCCAAGCTTTGCCAATTACCTCATTTACAGCAAATGTACTTTCCTTTAAAAACTCTATCATTGTTGTTTTAATACTACTCTTTTAAAAAAATCCTGCATGAATCCCAGGCCGTAGGCCGTAAGCTGGATAAACGCAGCAATAATACTCAAAAATGCAACTTTTAACGATTTATTAACCTGCCATGAATGAAAAAATATCAACATCAGATATAACAATAGCATAAAGTTACATAAATACGCTAAAGGCCAATAAAATATGTTCACAAGCAGGGTAAAAATTACGCCGCAGGTAAACACTGCCGGAAAAAAGTGAACAAGTTTAAGTTCTGCCGGAAAATGTTTATAAATATTTATCCGTGCACGGCCAAAAAAATGAAGCTGCTTATAAAATTGTGCAAAGCTGGTCCGTCTTTTATGGTAAACCTTTGCATCAGGGATCAGGCCTATTTTAAATCCCTGTTCATGTATTCGTATGCTGTATTCAATATCCTCGCCTAGTCGGGTCAGGATAAATCCACCCACCCTTTCCCAGACCTCACGCGATATGCCCATGTTAAAGCTGCGCGGGTGAAACTGACCTATGTGTTTTTTATTGCCGCGGATCCCCCCGGTCGTAAACGGAGAGGTCATGGCATAACTGATGGCTTTCTGTACAGGAGTAAAGCTCTCGTGCGCTGCATCAGGACCGCCATAAGCGTCCAGCTTGTGTTCGTACAGGTAATCGCTAACTACCTCCAGGTAGTTTTCGGGGATGAGGCAGTCAGAATCAAAGATTACAAAGTAGTCCCCTTTCGCCCTTTCAAAGCCATAGTTGCGGGTAAAACCCTGTCCTTCATTGGCTTTAAAGAAGTACTTTACATCCAGCTTATTGGCATATTTGGCTACTATGGCCTCTGCATCATTTACCGAGCCGTCTTCTATCACCAGGACTTCAAACTGGGTATAGGTTTGCCGGGTAAGCGTGTACAGCAATTCGTCTATTTCCTGCGGACGGTTATATAGCGGTATAATTATAGAGAAGAACATCGCTTACAGGATCTCCTTTTCAATCAGGTATTGGTTTCGTTCAGGCGCGTTGCGGGTAACCAGCTCGGCCACAAAACCCGTGAGGAACAGTTGAGACCCCACAATAATGGCCACCAGGGCAATGTAAAATAGTGGCTGATCTGTAACATCCCTTTTATAAGGTATAGCCATAGAGATGTGGTACAACTTAACACCTATAAGCCACAGGGCCATAAACGTTCCGACCAGAAAGCTCAGCACACCCAGCGAACCAAAAAAATGCATAGGCCTTTTACCAAACTTGCCCACAAAAAAGATGGAGAGCAAATCAAGAAAGCCATTGATAAAGCGGCTCAGCCCGAATTTGGTTACCCCATATTTCCTTGCCCTGTGCTCTACCACCTGCTCGCCTATTTTTTTAAACCCGGCCCATTTGGCAATAACCGGTATATAGCGGTGCATTTCGCCGTATACTTCAATGGTTTTGACCACGTCGCTCCGGTAAGCTTTTAAGCCGCAATTGAAATCGTTAAGCTGTATGCCCGACATGCGCCGTGTTGCTGCATTGAACAACTTTGTAGGTATGGTTTTGGTGATCGGGTCGTAGCGTTTTTTCTTCCAGCCCGATATGATATCGAATTTTTCTTCCTTTATCCTGCGGAACAGCTCAGGGATCTCGTCCGGACTGTCCTGCAGATCGGCATCCATAGTAATGACCACGTCGCCCTGCGTAGCGGCAAAACCCACATTAAGGGCTGCGGATTTTCCATAATTCCGTCTGAATTTAATGGCCCTGACGGTATCATATGTTTTTTTTAGCGCTTCAATAACGGCCCAGGAAGTATCTGTACTGCCATCATCAATAAAAAGGACCTCATAGGAAAAGTTATGCTCCCGCATTACCTTAACAATCCATTCCGTTAATTCCGGCAGAGATTCATCTTCATTAAATAATGGGATTACAACAGAAATATCCATGTGTGCTTATGAGCTAAAAAACAATTTGCAAACTTAGAGAAATTGTTCAACAAACAAAAGGCCTGCAACAGGATGCAGGCCTTAATTTATTCATAGGTAGCTAAAAATGATTTATTTCAACAGCGCGTCCAACTGTTTTCTCAACAAAGGATCGGAAGGCCTTTTGGCATCTCCTGAAACAATTTTTCCGGCCGGGTCAATCAGGATAAATCTGGGGATCGCATTGATGTTGTATTTTTTCACAAAATCAGAATCAAAGTCCTTGTCGGCCAGCAGCTGTATCCCGCCCAGTTTATTGTCTTTTACATAACTGGTCCATTTGCCCTTATCTTTCTGCTGGTCTACCGATAAACTCACAAAATGGATGTTCTTTCCATGATAGTCTGCCTCAACTTTAGTCAAATGGGGGATTTCCATCTTGCAGGGGCCACACCAGGTAGCCCATACATCTATATATACATATTTGCCGCGCAGGGATTTTAAACTTACCGTTTTGCCATTTACATCTGTATAGTTGAAATCTGGCGAAAATGCATTTGCCGTCATCATTTTATAATTGGCATATACTTCTTCCATCTCTTTTTTATAATCGGCATTGCTGGCCTTCGCCATAAAATTACGATAGGCCGCTTCTTTGGCTGCATCATTTCTCACTGTTTTGATCACAGTACCCGTACCTTTATAAAAAAGATAATCTTTAATATAGCCTGCCGGCAATTCATTCTCTATTACCTTTAGCTTCACCACATAATTACCTTCATAGCCTAGTGTGGTATCCGATTTGTATTTCGTATTTCTGAGCTCGCTGATCTTATCGTCCAGCCAGGCCCTGTAGGATGCCGACCTTTTAAAAAGCGCTTCATCGTTTAATGTAGCTTTTTCATCGATAATTTCCCTCATGCGTTTTCTTTCTGCCGGTTCCATACGTTTGATAAAGGCCTTTTTATGCGCTGCATCCATCAACTCGTTAAATTTAGGATCAGTTCTCCGCTTCTCCATGAGCTGCATCAGGTTGCTCATGCCTACAGAATCCATACCATACACACCCACATACCTGTCCAGTACCCGGCCGGCATAAAATTCTATATCCTTTAACATCAAATCTTTAAGCTCGACATTCTTTTCTGCACCGGCCTGTTTGTTCATCTCGGTTTTAAACCCGGCCAGCCGGGCCAGTACTTCTTCTGAAGGCATCACGTAAAGCTTGTGCAGATAGTCGCCATTGGCCATAGGTATGTATTTAGCAAGCACCTTTTGCTTGTCTTTTACCAGGTCATCAGTAAGTTCTTTTTTGTTTTGGGCAAAGCTGTGCAGGCTCGATATACCTGCAAGCAATACCAATGCTATTGTTGTTCTCATTATTTCGGTTATTGTTTGTGAATTCTGTTAGGGATGATTTTTCGCCATACCGGGATTGAACTTTAAAACTCTTACAGGGATCTCAAAAGTGTAATTTGGACTATGGGGTGCCAAAGTTGCTTCAACCTTTCCGGTTTCTTTGTTGATCCTTTTCAGTTCCGGCATCCGTCCTTCCTGGTCCAGCCTTTTCATGTCAAACCAGCGCATCCCACTATAGGCCATCTCCCTTCGGCGCTCGGCCAGGACTTTTTGCAGCGCTTCTTCTGGAGTACTTGCAGATTGACCGGAATTAGCTGCTTTAAACCTTTTGCTCCTGATCATATTCACCAGCGCCATGGCGTCATTTGTTTTCCCTTTTCGGGCCAGCAATTCGGCTTTGGTCAGGTACAGCTCGGGGAAAGTGATCCCGAAATTATAAAACACCATAAAGCCGATACGCTGCATCCCGGAATTGCTGGTTACTGTTAAAAATTCCAGTCTGATGTCATCTGAAGTATAATATGTTTTAAGGTCATCTGAATACAGCATGTTATCCGGTCCATCGGCATTTACCCCCATACGGTACCAGAGTACTTCCGGACTGAGGTCATAAACGGGAACCTCATAGGTGTCGGCATAGTTATTATAGTCCAGCAAACTGTGGGGAGCCTGCAAAGCAAGATCAGTATATTCCTCTGCCCTGGCATAATCTGCCATATACAGGTAAACCCTGCTCAAAACGCCGTAGGCAACATGTTTAGTGATGCGCGTCCGGTTGATATTGGTTAAGGGCAGAACCTCAACAGCAGCTTTCAAATCTGTAATCATAGATTCCAGCGTCTCCTTTATTGAAGAACGTGCAGGTGCTTTTCCGGTTACATCTGTGTTTACTGGCATAGGCATGCCTGGGTCTGTAGCTGCTGTAGCCGGATTGTAGGCTTTTGCAAATACAGTAAGCAGGTCCAGGTAATAAACGGCACGGTGCACCAGGGCCTCGCCATACACCCGCTTTTTATCTGCTTCCGGTGCATCGGTAGTTTTTAACACCCCGTTGATAATCACATTTGCATTATAGATGCGGTTATATAAAGGTCCCCATACATCAGGCTCCTTTTTTTCATCCACTGTAAGCTCTGGCCTCCAGTAATATCCATTCGCATCAGGAGTTTGAGTCAGATCACCAAAAGTGCCATCATAAAAATCATCGGTAAACCGCAACATATTTACCGGAAAAGTGCCGGTCATTTCCCTTGAATTGAGCAGCCCCTCGTAATCTGACATCTTTTCCGGAATAACCACACCTTTGGGTTTTACATCCAGGAATTTACCGCAGCCCATCAAGACTGTACTTAGCAGCAGGCCTATCATAAATTTATTTTTCATGTGCATTATTCTTAAAAATTAGTAGAAAAAGTGAGGCTGTAAAAAGGTTGGGTTTCCA from Pedobacter africanus includes:
- a CDS encoding 1-deoxy-D-xylulose-5-phosphate reductoisomerase, with amino-acid sequence MKNITILGATGSVGTQALAVIQSNPDLYRVKALTAQSNASLLVEQALAFKPELVVITDESKYQAVKDALSGSGIKVLAGEAALCEAAVLAGTDMVLTALVGSVGLRPTVEAVKAGKDIALANKETLVVAGDLITTLARENGVQLIPVDSEHSAIFQCLVGEPAGAIEKIYLTASGGPFRGKDQSFLKGVTKNEALKHPNWVMGAKITIDSASLMNKGLEVIEAKWLFDLDAEQIDVIVHPQSIVHSLVQFNDGSMKAQMGLPDMKLPIHYALAYPDRISSDFKRFSFIDYPELNFYKADMETFRNLDLAYKALLKGGNMPCIINAANEVVVNAFLQDRIGFLEMSDVIEACMEGIGFIEKPSLNNYLETDEYTRILADQLVTK
- a CDS encoding glycosyltransferase family 2 protein, which codes for MDISVVIPLFNEDESLPELTEWIVKVMREHNFSYEVLFIDDGSTDTSWAVIEALKKTYDTVRAIKFRRNYGKSAALNVGFAATQGDVVITMDADLQDSPDEIPELFRRIKEEKFDIISGWKKKRYDPITKTIPTKLFNAATRRMSGIQLNDFNCGLKAYRSDVVKTIEVYGEMHRYIPVIAKWAGFKKIGEQVVEHRARKYGVTKFGLSRFINGFLDLLSIFFVGKFGKRPMHFFGSLGVLSFLVGTFMALWLIGVKLYHISMAIPYKRDVTDQPLFYIALVAIIVGSQLFLTGFVAELVTRNAPERNQYLIEKEIL
- a CDS encoding GH3 auxin-responsive promoter family protein, with the translated sequence MGLKASLSRPFAALVVKGINKWKKNAVKAQQDTLLKIVGAAKNTAFGKDHKFASIKSYADFKRLVPVKDYEELRPYIDRVVAGERNVMWKGKPQYFAKTSGTTSGIKYIPISKESMPEHIKAARNALLTYVHETGNVDFIDGKMIFLQGSPVMSKKNGINVGRLSGIVANLVPAYLQKNRLPSYATNCIEDWEEKVDAIVEETIHENMTLISGIPPWVQMYFDRLTEKSGGKKIKDIFPEFKLFVYGGVNFEPYRAKIEQSIGRKIDAIETYPASEGFIAYQDEQDNKGLLLLAKAGIFYEFIPADEFYNDHPTRLSLGEVELDTNYVLVLNTNAGLWGYVIGDTVKFVSKDPYRIVVTGRIKHFISAFGEHVIGEEVEHALLSVANEEGVGITEFTVAPQVNPAAAELPYHEWFVEFSTPPADMASFSKKVDEALQKKNIYYFDLIEGKILQPLVIRSLQKDAFVNYMKAQGKLGGQNKVPRLANDRKIADDLSGFIIVAQTKNRGDFN
- a CDS encoding RagB/SusD family nutrient uptake outer membrane protein, which codes for MKNKFMIGLLLSTVLMGCGKFLDVKPKGVVIPEKMSDYEGLLNSREMTGTFPVNMLRFTDDFYDGTFGDLTQTPDANGYYWRPELTVDEKKEPDVWGPLYNRIYNANVIINGVLKTTDAPEADKKRVYGEALVHRAVYYLDLLTVFAKAYNPATAATDPGMPMPVNTDVTGKAPARSSIKETLESMITDLKAAVEVLPLTNINRTRITKHVAYGVLSRVYLYMADYARAEEYTDLALQAPHSLLDYNNYADTYEVPVYDLSPEVLWYRMGVNADGPDNMLYSDDLKTYYTSDDIRLEFLTVTSNSGMQRIGFMVFYNFGITFPELYLTKAELLARKGKTNDAMALVNMIRSKRFKAANSGQSASTPEEALQKVLAERRREMAYSGMRWFDMKRLDQEGRMPELKRINKETGKVEATLAPHSPNYTFEIPVRVLKFNPGMAKNHP
- a CDS encoding TlpA family protein disulfide reductase; protein product: MRTTIALVLLAGISSLHSFAQNKKELTDDLVKDKQKVLAKYIPMANGDYLHKLYVMPSEEVLARLAGFKTEMNKQAGAEKNVELKDLMLKDIEFYAGRVLDRYVGVYGMDSVGMSNLMQLMEKRRTDPKFNELMDAAHKKAFIKRMEPAERKRMREIIDEKATLNDEALFKRSASYRAWLDDKISELRNTKYKSDTTLGYEGNYVVKLKVIENELPAGYIKDYLFYKGTGTVIKTVRNDAAKEAAYRNFMAKASNADYKKEMEEVYANYKMMTANAFSPDFNYTDVNGKTVSLKSLRGKYVYIDVWATWCGPCKMEIPHLTKVEADYHGKNIHFVSLSVDQQKDKGKWTSYVKDNKLGGIQLLADKDFDSDFVKKYNINAIPRFILIDPAGKIVSGDAKRPSDPLLRKQLDALLK
- the rseP gene encoding RIP metalloprotease RseP, with product MSGLIMAAQLLLGLSILVILHELGHFLAARAFGIKVEKFYLFFDAWGVKLFSFKRGDCEYGIGWLPLGGYVKISGMIDESMDTEQMKQPAQPWEFRSKPAWQRLIVMLGGVIVNIIVGIFIFWMMTFKYGETYIANSSVLSGINPGSIGKEIGLQKGDRVIAVNGNKVIRFEELTSSKVLLGNTNLTVVRGHKTIDIKVPDNILNKVSDLGVEAFISRMPLLSSTVDSVTTGRPAYKAGLKKGDRITAINNVPVNYDVDVKAAIPKYKGKIADFAINRGGAQLVLQVPVDTAGTIGIGFNLNEVKEETIKYGLFAAFPIGVDQAWKTFSDNAKGIWKVLTGKIKANKAFSGPVEIARKVYGGEWIWARFWASTGFISIALAFMNLLPIPALDGGHVVFLIIEMIKGKPLGDKFMERAQIVGFVMLLSLMVFVLGNDIFKAFFKH
- a CDS encoding glycosyltransferase, encoding MFFSIIIPLYNRPQEIDELLYTLTRQTYTQFEVLVIEDGSVNDAEAIVAKYANKLDVKYFFKANEGQGFTRNYGFERAKGDYFVIFDSDCLIPENYLEVVSDYLYEHKLDAYGGPDAAHESFTPVQKAISYAMTSPFTTGGIRGNKKHIGQFHPRSFNMGISREVWERVGGFILTRLGEDIEYSIRIHEQGFKIGLIPDAKVYHKRRTSFAQFYKQLHFFGRARINIYKHFPAELKLVHFFPAVFTCGVIFTLLVNIFYWPLAYLCNFMLLLYLMLIFFHSWQVNKSLKVAFLSIIAAFIQLTAYGLGFMQDFFKRVVLKQQ